Proteins from a genomic interval of Zingiber officinale cultivar Zhangliang chromosome 1B, Zo_v1.1, whole genome shotgun sequence:
- the LOC121989095 gene encoding pyruvate dehydrogenase (acetyl-transferring) kinase, mitochondrial-like, with protein sequence MAAKKAAESFSKTLAEEVQRWGSMKQTGVSLRYMMEFGARPNQKNLLLSAQFLHKELSIRIARRATELESLPFGLSEKSAVLKVRDWYQDSFRDMRSFPEIKDTGDELAFTQMIKMIKVRHNNVVPAMALGVQQLKRDLKHKVVPAELQEIHQFLDRFYLSRIGIRMLIGQHVALHDPDPEPGCVGNINTRLSPMQVAQAASEDARFLCSREYGSAPEVNIYGDPNFTFPYVPSHLHLMVFELVKNSLRAVQERFMNSDKDAPPVRIIVADGIEDVTIKISDEGGGIRRSGLPKIFTYLYSTAKNPLEENYEGSSDGVIMAGYGYGLPISRLYARYFGGDLQIISMEGYGTDAYLHLSRLGDSQEPLP encoded by the exons ATGGCGGCGAAGAAGGCTGCCGAGTCGTTCTCCAAGACGCTGGCGGAGGAGGTACAGCGATGGGGAAGCATGAAGCAGACTGGGGTCAGCCTACGCTACATGATGGAGTTCGGAGCCCGGCCCAACCAGAAGAACCTCCTCCTCTCCGCCCAGTTCCTCCACAAGGAGCTCTCCATAAGGATCGCCCGGAGGGCTACTGAGCTGGAGTCCCTGCCTTTCGGCTTGTCCGAGAAATCAGCTGTTTTAAAG GTCAGAGATTGGTATCAGGATTCTTTCCGTGATATGCGGTCATTTCCTGAAATTAAAGACACAGGTGATGAATTAGCTTTTACCCAAATGATTAAGATGATCAAAGTGAGGCACAACAACGTCGTACCAGCAATGGCTTTAGGAGTACAACAACTAAAAAGAGACCTGAAGCACAAGGTTGTGCCAGCAGAACTACAAGAGATTCATCAATTTCTTGATCGTTTTTACCTGTCAAGAATTGGGATACGCATGCTTATAg GGCAGCATgtggcattgcatgatcctgaccCAGAACCAGGATGTGTTGGGAATATAAACACTAGACTTTCTCCAATGCAAGTTGCACAAGCTGCCAGCGAAGATGCTCGCTTTCTCTGTTCCAGGGAATATGGGAGTGCTCCTGAGGTTAATATATATGGTGATCCAAATTTCACCTTCCC GTATGTTCCTTCTCATTTGCATCTTATGGTCTTTGAGTTGGTTAAAAACTCTTTGCGTGCAGTTCAAGAACGTTTTATGAATTCTGACAAGGATGCCCCTCCTGTTAGAATTATTGTTGCCGATGGGATTGAAGATGTTACAATAAAG ATATCAGATGAAGGGGGTGGCATACGAAGAAGCGGTCTTCCAAAGATTTTCACATATCTCTATAGCACTGCAAAAAATCCTCTGGAAGAAAACTATGAAGGAAGCTCAGATGGAGTAATTATGGCAGGTTATGGTTATGGGCTCCCAATTAGCCGTCTCTATGCTCGTTATTTTGGTGGTGACTTACAAATTATCTCTATGGAAGGATATG GAACAGATGCTTATCTTCATCTCTCTCGACTGGGAGACTCGCAAGAACCCCTGCCATAG
- the LOC121989100 gene encoding meiosis regulator and mRNA stability factor 1-like, producing the protein MGGGRGSVAAGLALEDDYATVKTSVWWDIENCQVPKVCDSHLIAQNISSALAALGYRGPVSISAFGDTNKIPQSVQQALNSTGIALNHVPAGVKDASDKKILVDMLLWAVDNPPPANYLLISGDRDFSNALHQLSFRRYNILLAQPPNVSQTLVAAAKSVWNWKDLVTGGKPLAVPPYINNVSIGNPVSEDINCRCSADHERMTEYPSDPTTAGSLGTHRICANVKVDNRTKWKQRKQSNPTRSTSVITLTPSTVNLPPIRSGLPDYVSSQQFSNNMKNPEQVSLSTIPSPEFQDDSQLKNSIPFYQSSTQMPPCHPSESMPFKVAPHEFFQGNCPDSSSSHLAEGNWPEYSNGHVAEYTAPRPVFAVEHGNIFSSNHKSHGPDPLKPSDLLPPQPNNQHGNLSSANSPSYNYATSNSYNDPRYYSRGPFNPSIRPFSQSEVVRPGASEYSSSGNRNGLSYKQNPNKPSMSSCPEKNGSWSSEYMHRPPPLPSPVTNKFMSQDGLSNNPGRPVPSSEVQIILNALHILEVDKMIPTEANIADCIWYGEMNIQNFDIKAALDYAIQHQHVVVHMLGGKLPLYVEKNITLWKWVNTMDIYAKHPKATWDTVLKFLSSIEGRRSVAASQSRYQAAIAIKKSCLNHLTLGEILQILQAITDVKKWIVPHLSGWQPLSFSLPYADKNTDMGMSGK; encoded by the exons ATGGGAGGGGGCAGAGGATCGGTAGCGGCGGGCCTGGCTTTGGAGGATGACTATGCGACGGTGAAGACGTCGGTGTGGTGGGATATCGAGAACTGCCAAGTCCCGAAGGTATGCGACTCGCACCTGATTGCCCAGAACATTAGCTCGGCGCTGGCGGCGTTGGGATACCGCGGCCCCGTCTCGATCTCCGCCTTCGGAGACACGAACAAGATACCCCAGTCCGTGCAACAAGCGCTCAATAGCACCGGCATCGCGCTTAACCACGTCCCCGCCG GCGTTAAAGATGCAAGCGATAAGAAGATTTTGGTTGACATGTTACTTTGGGCAGTTGATAATCCACCGCCTGCCAACTACTTATTAATATCTGGTGATCGTGACTTCTCAAATGCTCTCCACCAACTTAGTTTTCGAAGGTACAACATTCTTCTTGCTCAACCACCAAATGTATCACAAACTCTTGTTGCAGCAGCAAAGAGTGTTTGGAACTGGAAGGACCTTGTGACTGGTGGGAAACCATTGGCTGTGCCACCTTATATTAACAATGTGTCAATTGGTAATCCTGTCAGTGAAGATATAAATTGTCGATGTTCTGCTGATCATGAACGAATGACTGAATACCCTAGTGATCCCACTACAGCAGGAAGTCTAGGCACTCATAGAATTTGTGCGAATGTTAAAGTTGATAATCGCACAAAATGGAAACAAAGGAAACAATCAAATCCTACCCGGTCAACTAGTGTTATAACCTTGACGCCAAGCACGGTCAATCTGCCTCCAATAAGATCAGGTCTTCCAGATTACGTTAGTAGCCAACAATTTAGCAACAATATGAAAAATCCTGAGCAAGTGTCTCTCTCAACTATACCTAGCCCTGAATTCCAGGATGATTCCCAATTGAAGAATTCTATTCCTTTTTATCAGTCATCAACTCAAATGCCACCTTGTCACCCTTCTGAATCAATGCCTTTTAAGGTGGCTCCTCATGAGTTTTTTCAAGGAAACTGTCCTGATTCTTCTAGTAGCCATTTAGCAGAAGGAAACTGGCCTGAATATTCTAATGGCCATGTAGCAGAATATACTGCACCTAGGCCTGTTTTTGCTGTAGAACATGGGAATATCTTTTCTAGTAACCATAAATCGCATGGGCCTGATCCACTAAAACCAAGTGATTTGCTGCCGCCACAACCTAATAATCAACATGGGAATTTGTCGTCAGCAAATTCTCCAAGTTACAACTATGCTACCTCAAACTCTTATAATGACCCGCGATACTATTCCCGTGGTCCATTCAATCCATCAATTCGCCCATTTAGCCAATCTGAAGTGGTTAGGCCTGGTGCCTCAGAATATTCCAGCAGTGGTAATCGAAATGGCCTATCCTATAAACAAAACCCAAACAAGCCAAGTATGAGTTCTTGTCCAGAGAAAAATGGCTCTTGGAGTTCTGAATATATGCACAGACCTCCACCTCTACCTTCACCAGTAACAAACAAATTTATGTCTCAAGATGGGCTTTCGAATAACCCAGGGCGCCCTGTGCCAAGTTCTGAGGTTCAGATTATTTTAAATGCCTTGCATATCTTAGAAGTTGACAAAATGATTCCGACAGAAGCAAATATAGCTGATTGTATTTGGTATGGTGAAATGAATATCCAGAATTTCGACATTAAGGCAGCCTTAGATTATGCTATTCAACATCAACATGTTGTGGTCCATATGTTGGGCGGTAAATTGCCTTTATATGTAGAAAAAAACATTACACTCTGGAAATGGGTTAATACTATGGATATTTATGCTAAACATCCAAAGGCTACTTGGGATACAGTGCTTAAGTTTCTATCGTCAATAGAAGGACGCCGTTCAGTGGCGGCATCACAAAGCAG GTATCAAGCAGCAATAGCTATTAAAAAATCATGCCTGAACCATCTTACTTTAGGTGAAATTCTTCAGATACTGCAAGCTATAACTGATGTGAAAAAGTGGATTGTGCCTCACCTATCGGGTTGGCAGCCATTATCTTTCAGTTTACCATATGCAGATAAAAACACAGATATGGGAATGAGTGGCAAATGA